Proteins encoded within one genomic window of Kibdelosporangium phytohabitans:
- a CDS encoding DUF6191 domain-containing protein, whose amino-acid sequence METALALTGPAAVLLLILVGSWELIRVKRRKQSGTPLAETYVNELTAVFYGTKRMELDHRDTVSMMREEDAQGAPPHGVDLDAGTVVVPVNRSARSGNPAGPATPGSS is encoded by the coding sequence GTGGAGACAGCGTTGGCGTTGACGGGTCCAGCTGCGGTGCTGCTGCTGATACTCGTGGGGTCGTGGGAGCTCATCCGCGTGAAGCGGCGAAAGCAAAGCGGTACGCCGCTCGCGGAGACCTACGTCAACGAGTTGACCGCGGTTTTCTACGGCACGAAACGGATGGAGCTCGACCACCGCGACACGGTGTCGATGATGCGCGAGGAAGACGCGCAGGGCGCGCCTCCCCACGGTGTCGACCTGGACGCGGGTACGGTCGTCGTGCCGGTCAATCGGTCGGCACGATCCGGGAACCCAGCGGGACCAGCGACACCGGGATCATCTTGA
- a CDS encoding SAM-dependent methyltransferase, with amino-acid sequence MTEQQARNWIPDEVDTSVPSMARTYDYLLGGAHNFAVDRMVAEQAEKVMPGASKIARLNRAFLGRAVRYLVERGVHQFLDIGSGIPTVGNVHVVAQQANPEARVLYVDKDPIAVAHSELMLSGNDRAGVLRADMRDPESILASSQARQLLDFSQPIALLLVFMVHWLPDSEDPWSLIAHYRDALPRDSYLALTHATYEQRADQVGEIKDMIRESRSVDQITPRPYDDVLRMFDGFELVEPGLVGCGVWNPQGPGDIADEPEMNAHAYAGVGLKV; translated from the coding sequence ATGACCGAACAACAAGCACGCAACTGGATCCCCGACGAGGTGGACACGTCGGTGCCGAGCATGGCGCGGACGTACGACTACCTGCTGGGAGGCGCGCACAACTTCGCGGTCGACCGGATGGTGGCCGAACAGGCCGAGAAGGTGATGCCCGGCGCGTCGAAGATCGCACGGCTCAACCGCGCCTTCCTCGGCCGGGCGGTCCGCTACCTCGTCGAGCGCGGCGTGCACCAGTTCCTCGACATCGGTTCCGGCATCCCGACCGTGGGGAACGTGCACGTCGTTGCGCAGCAAGCGAATCCGGAAGCCCGCGTGCTGTACGTGGACAAGGACCCGATCGCGGTGGCGCACAGCGAGCTGATGCTGTCGGGGAACGACCGCGCAGGTGTCCTGCGGGCCGACATGCGCGACCCGGAGAGCATCCTCGCAAGCTCGCAAGCGCGGCAGCTGCTGGACTTCTCGCAGCCCATCGCATTGCTGCTGGTGTTCATGGTGCACTGGTTGCCCGACAGCGAGGACCCGTGGTCGTTGATCGCGCACTACCGGGACGCGTTGCCGCGTGACAGCTATCTCGCGCTCACACATGCCACGTACGAGCAGCGCGCCGACCAGGTCGGCGAGATCAAGGACATGATCCGCGAGTCGCGCAGCGTCGACCAGATCACGCCGCGCCCGTACGACGACGTCCTGCGCATGTTCGACGGGTTCGAGCTGGTCGAACCGGGTCTGGTCGGGTGCGGTGTCTGGAACCCGCAGGGCCCGGGTGACATCGCCGACGAACCGGAGATGAACGCGCACGCCTACGCCGGTGTGGGCTTGAAGGTGTGA